The following are from one region of the Chloracidobacterium sp. genome:
- a CDS encoding 3-oxoacyl-ACP reductase FabG — translation MTDNTPTISFPNNLFAGKTAVVTGASRGVGRAVAVRLAEGGANVVVNYLQQHAEADETVRLCQEKGVKAIAVQGDVSSIVAATEIARRAVEEFGGIDLLVLNAGIWEGAPIEEMSEETWNRVLNTNLKAAWAMSKACVPAMKKRESGAIVLVSSTAGQRGEANYSNYAASKGGQISFTKALASELCPKIRVNCVAPGWIETAMVRPVFEDKEYHQSVLKTIPLNRVATTDDVALSICFLLSPWARHITGEIMNVNGGAVLCG, via the coding sequence ATGACGGACAACACACCTACGATCTCGTTTCCAAATAACCTTTTTGCTGGGAAAACTGCGGTCGTTACCGGTGCGTCGCGAGGTGTTGGGCGGGCGGTAGCTGTACGTCTCGCTGAGGGCGGGGCAAATGTTGTTGTGAACTATCTACAGCAGCATGCCGAGGCTGATGAAACCGTTCGGCTTTGCCAGGAAAAAGGCGTGAAAGCGATCGCGGTTCAGGGCGATGTTTCCAGCATAGTTGCGGCGACCGAGATCGCGAGACGCGCGGTAGAGGAATTTGGCGGCATTGATCTGCTGGTGCTGAACGCCGGGATCTGGGAAGGTGCTCCGATCGAGGAAATGTCCGAGGAGACCTGGAACCGCGTCCTTAACACAAACCTGAAAGCGGCGTGGGCGATGTCGAAGGCGTGCGTTCCCGCGATGAAGAAACGCGAATCCGGTGCGATCGTCCTGGTCTCTTCAACCGCCGGCCAACGCGGCGAGGCGAATTATTCGAATTACGCGGCGTCAAAAGGCGGCCAGATCAGTTTTACAAAGGCACTCGCATCAGAACTTTGCCCAAAGATACGAGTTAACTGCGTCGCACCGGGCTGGATCGAAACGGCAATGGTCCGGCCTGTGTTTGAAGACAAGGAATATCATCAAAGCGTTTTGAAGACGATCCCGCTTAACCGCGTCGCCACGACCGACGACGTTGCCCTTTCAATATGTTTTCTCCTCTCGCCATGGGCACGCCATATCACCGGCGAGATCATGAACGTTAACGGCGGCGCCGTGCTCTGCGGGTGA
- a CDS encoding cysteine synthase family protein, with product MNTNSLSDFQSHFAALPASRNYVENLIGNTPLLAIHCHFKGSRRTVFAKAEHLNLSGSIKDRMAYHILQCAYRDGAIRKGDIIAEATSGNTGISFAAIGHAFGNPVHVFMPEWMSQERISLIKSYGAEVTLVSHEEGGFLGSIEMADAFRYEHGRVFLPHQFSNLANPEAHYETTAPEIWAQLAKAGFEPDAFVAGVGTGGTIMGCAAYFREKDPNIKVYPLEPAESPTLSTGHKVGSHRIQGISDEFIPPICDLKKLDEVISVSDGDSILMAQMLAKELGLAVGISSGANFLGALIALEKLGPEAVVATVLCDDNKKYLSTDLVREEPIKDGYLSPDVRLFGYQTIGRVTP from the coding sequence ATGAACACGAATAGCCTCAGCGATTTCCAGAGCCACTTTGCCGCTCTTCCAGCCAGTCGGAATTACGTCGAAAACCTGATCGGCAATACCCCGCTTCTAGCCATTCACTGCCATTTTAAAGGCTCGCGTCGGACCGTTTTCGCAAAGGCCGAACACTTGAATCTGTCCGGGAGCATTAAAGATCGGATGGCGTACCATATCCTTCAATGTGCATACCGCGACGGTGCAATCCGTAAGGGCGACATCATCGCCGAGGCGACCAGCGGCAACACCGGCATCTCGTTCGCGGCTATCGGCCATGCATTCGGAAATCCGGTTCATGTATTCATGCCTGAATGGATGAGCCAGGAACGCATATCGCTGATCAAGAGTTATGGGGCCGAAGTAACGCTCGTGTCTCATGAAGAGGGCGGCTTTCTTGGTAGTATCGAGATGGCTGACGCATTCCGATACGAACATGGCAGGGTTTTTCTGCCGCATCAATTCTCGAATCTCGCCAACCCCGAGGCCCATTACGAAACGACGGCGCCCGAGATATGGGCCCAACTCGCTAAGGCCGGATTTGAGCCGGATGCCTTTGTGGCAGGGGTTGGAACAGGCGGGACCATTATGGGATGCGCGGCGTACTTTCGCGAGAAAGATCCCAACATCAAGGTCTATCCGCTTGAACCGGCCGAATCGCCGACGCTGTCGACGGGCCACAAGGTCGGCAGCCACCGTATCCAGGGCATCTCGGACGAGTTCATTCCGCCGATCTGCGATTTAAAGAAATTGGACGAGGTGATCAGTGTTTCGGACGGCGATTCCATCCTGATGGCGCAAATGCTTGCAAAAGAGCTTGGGCTCGCGGTCGGTATCTCGTCCGGAGCGAATTTTCTGGGAGCACTGATCGCTCTCGAAAAACTTGGCCCCGAGGCCGTCGTTGCCACCGTGCTTTGTGATGACAATAAGAAATATCTGAGTACGGACCTTGTTCGTGAGGAACCGATCAAAGACGGCTATCTTTCGCCCGATGTCCGACTTTTTGGATACCAAACGATCGGACGGGTCACTCCCTAG